In the genome of Amaranthus tricolor cultivar Red isolate AtriRed21 chromosome 15, ASM2621246v1, whole genome shotgun sequence, one region contains:
- the LOC130801102 gene encoding uncharacterized protein LOC130801102, with product MPSYAKFLKDIIANKRKLEESVVETLNGQCSAILQCKVPKKQADPGSFTIPLKLGNDVSAVALVDLGASVSVMPLTLCKKINVEMKATRMSIQLADRSVRYPVAILED from the coding sequence ATGCCCTCTTATGCTAAATTCCTCAAGGACATCATTGCCAACAAACGCAAGCTAGAGGAGAGTGTGGTGGAAACTCTGAATGGGCAATGTAGCGCTATTTTGCAGTGCAAGGTTCCTAAGAAACAAGCTGATCCTGGTAGTTTTACTATCCCACTGAAGTTGGGGAACGATGTGTCTGCTGTAGCCCTTGTTGATTTAGGGGCTAGTGTGAGTGTGATGCCGTTAACATTATGCAAAAAGATCAATGTCGAGATGAAAGCCACTCGGATGTCTATACAATTAGCCGATCGATCTGTGAGATACCCAGTTGCTATTCTTGAGGACTAA